Proteins encoded together in one Chelonoidis abingdonii isolate Lonesome George chromosome 1, CheloAbing_2.0, whole genome shotgun sequence window:
- the TMPRSS6 gene encoding transmembrane protease serine 6: protein MPMMEAEEDANTPSEDEPKSKARDCLRYAPLWIVLVLLAGAGVLTWYFLDYRPRHLESTVLQFYSGSLRILNCQYSLDLGRPESRAFWTESAKLQKMLRELIRVTDLDPYYNSSTVYAFGEGSLIFFFWFALQVPESQHKEMTAERVNMTLCRELLSSANGTSRFSYQTEYKVDPDSLVLLESSVKDIVVLKSTLGCYRYSHIRAEEVLRLKGPDYLASSCLWHLHGPKGHMIKLHLEWTLPECRDRLAMYDAAGPLENHLITSFYGCSRQEPMVEVLSSGHVMSVVWKKAMYSYYDPFILTAQAVPSEDCQVNLTLQRGLELQGKINTPHYPSYYSPNTQCTWLMMVPSLDYGVVLWFDAYTLRRQKYDLPCTQGQWIIQNRRLCGLRTLQAYAERIPVVSSVGITISFTSQISLTGPGVQAAYSLYNQSDPCPGEFLCSVNGLCVPACDGIKDCPNGLDERNCVCSAKFQCQEDSTCIEFTKVCDLHLDCINGSDEEQCNDEVPCGPFTYQCADRSCVKKPNPQCDSATDCKDSSDEKHCDCGWQAPLNRIVGGANSVEGEWPWQASLQVRGSHICGGTLIADRWVVSAAHCFQDDSRSASPSIWTVYLGKYFQNISSQNEVSFKVSHLLLHPYYEEDSHDYDVALLQLDHPVINSPFIQPICLPTHSHLFEPGLRCWVTGWGALKEGGQLSNILQKADVQLIQQDICCEAYHYQISPRMLCSEAYHYQISPRMLCAGYRKGKKDACQGDSGGPLVCKEPSGRWFLAGLVSWGLGCARPDNYGVYTRITRVLGWMKQTMS, encoded by the exons ATGCCCATGATGGAGGCTGAGGAAGATGCAAACACCCCATCTGAGGATGAACCCAAGAGCAAGGCTCGCGACTGCCTGCGCTATGCACCCCTCTGGATAGTCCTTGTGCTGTTGGCTGGAGCTGGAGTGCTGACCTGGTATTTCCTAG ACTACAGACCACGACACTTGGAATCAACCGTCCTGCAGTTCTACTCCGGCAGCCTCCGGATCCTCAATTGTCAGTACTCCCTGGACCTTGGACGGCCAGAATCCAGAGCCTTCTGGACTGAGTCAGCAAAGCTACAGAAGATG CTAAGGGAACTTATTCGTGTCACAGACCTGGATCCATATTACAACTCCAGCACAGTATATGCCTTTGG GGAGGGGTCCCTGATCTTCTTCTTCTGGTTCGCCCTTCAAGTCCCCGAGAGTCAGCACAAGGAGATGACTGCTGAGAGGGTGAACATGACTCTCTGCAGAGAGCTTCTCTCCAGCGCCAATGGTACAAGCCGCTTCTCCTACCAGACAGAGTACAAGGTTGATCCAGACTCTCTGGTTCTGCTGG AATCCAGTGTGAAAGACATAGTAGTGCTGAAATCCACTCTGG GTTGCTACAGGTACAGCCACATCAGGGCAGAGGAAGTCCTCAGGCTGAAGGGCCCTGACTACTTGGCTTCCAGTTGTCTTTGGCACCTCCATGGTCCAAAAGGCCACATGATCAAACTACATCTGGAGTGGACCCTCCCGGAGTGCAGGGACCGGCTGGCCATGTATGATGCGGCTGGGCCACTGGAGAACCATCTCATCACCTC ATTCTATGGCTGCAGCCGTCAGGAACCCATGGTGGAAGTTCTTTCTTCGGGGCATGTCATGTCCGTGGTATGGAAGAAAGCGATGTACAGCTACTACGATCCTTTCATCCTCACCGCCCAGGCTGTGCCATCTGAAG ACTGCCAGGTGAATCTAACACTGCAGAGAGGCCTGGAACTGCAGGGGAAGATCAACACTCCACACTACCCGAGCTACTACTCGCCCAACACACAGTGCACTTGGCTCATGATG GTCCCATCTCTTGACTACGGAGTTGTCCTGTGGTTTGATGCCTACACACTGAGGAGACAGAAGTATGATCTGCCATGTACTCAAGGCCAGTGGATTATTCAGAACAGAAG GTTGTGTGGCCTGCGGACCCTGCAAGCCTATGCCGAGCGAATTCCTGTTGTGTCTTCTGTCGGCATCACCATCAGCTTCACCTCTCAGATCTCCTTAACCGGACCTGGAGTGCAGGCTGCCTACAGCCTCTATAACCAATCCGATC CCTGTCCTGGAGAGTTTCTCTGTTCTGTCAATGGACTGTGCGTCCCAGCCTGTGACGGGATTAAAGACTGTCCCAATGGACTGGATGAGAGAAACTGTG TGTGCTCAGCGAAGTTCCAGTGTCAGGAGGACAGCACTTGCATAGAGTTCACCAAGGTTTGTGACCTACACCTGGACTGCATCAATGGGAGCGACGAGGAGCAGTGCAATGACG AAGTCCCCTGTGGGCCTTTCACTTACCAGTGTGCAGACAGGAGCTGTGTGAAGAAACCCAACCCTCAGTGTGACTCCGCCACTGACTGCAAGGATTCGTCTGATGAGAAGCACTGTG ACTGTGGCTGGCAGGCCCCTCTGAACCGGATTGTGGGTGGTGCCAATTCCGTAGAAGGGGAGTGGCCGTGGCAGGCTAGCCTGCAGGTCCGTGGGAGCCATATTTGTGGTGGAACGCTGATTGCCGATCGGTGGGTGGTCTCGGCTGCTCACTGCTTCCAGGATGACAG TAGATCGGCTTCCCCATCCATCTGGACTGTCTACCTGGGCAAGTACTTTCAGAACATCAGCAGCCAGAATGAGGTGTCCTTCAAGGTgagccacctcctcctgcacccataCTATGAGGAGGACAGTCACGACTACGAcgtggccctgctccagcttgACCATCCAGTTATCAACTCGCCCTTCATTCAGCCCATCTGcttgcccacccactcccacCTCTTTGAACCTGGCCTTCGTTGCTGGGTCACCGGATGGGGGGCTCTCAAGGAAGGAG GGCAACTGAGTAACATCCTGCAGAAGGCAGATGTGCAACTGATCCAGCAGGACATCTGCTGTGAGGCCTATCACTACCAGATCTCTCCCAGAATGCTCTGTAGTGAGGCCTATCACTACCAGATCTCTCCCAGAATGCTCTGTGCCGGCTACCGCAAGGGCAAGAAGGATGCCTGCCAG